The following nucleotide sequence is from Peribacillus sp. ACCC06369.
GTTGGAGCCTTCTTAATGGCATTTGGGGTCTTGGTTATGGTCATCAATATAATCATTACATCCGTGAAAAATGAAAAAGTCGGCAATGATCCATGGGGAGATGGACGTACGCTGGAATGGGCCATTCCATCACCACCGCCGTTTTATAATTTCAAACAACTTCCGCTTGTCCGTGGATTAGATCCTTACTGGGTTGAAAAAATGGAAGGGAAAACGGAAATGACTCCTGCAGAACCACTAGGGGATATCCATATGCCAAATTCATCTATACTTCCTTTAACGATTGCTCTCGGTTTATTTGTAGCCGCATTCGGTGCTTTATATAATATGGATGATAAGACATGGACCCTGCCTATAATAATTGTTGGACTTTTGATAACGTTTGGTTCAATGTTTATCCGTTCCGTCAAAGACGATCATGGATTCCATATTCATAAAGAAGACCTTATGGACGATAAAGACAAGGGAGGTAAGGCATAATGCAATCAGATGAAAGATTCACGGATGCCACTTGGCCTGCTTCTCCCGAGAAAGCGACTTTAGAAGGTAAAAATAAGTATTTGGGATTCTGGTTGTTTCTTGGTGGAGAGACGGTATTATTCGCCTCACTATTTGCAACATACCTTGCATTGAAGGATAAGGTTCCAAATGGTGATGCAGCCCTGGCAAAAGATTTATTCGAATTACCACTTACTTTTGTAGCAACCATGCTGTTATTGACCAGTTCATTGACTAGTGTGTATGCAATGTATCATATGAAAAATAACCACTTTAAACAAATGCAGGCTTGGCTTGTGATTACGGTGGCACTTGGTTTTGCTTTTCTAGGTCTCGAGATTTATGAATTTAATCACTATGTTCATGAATTCCACCATACATTTACGAGTAGTGCCTTCGGCTCCGCATTTTATACCTTAGTTGGTTTTCACGGAGGGCACGTTGCTTTCGGTTTGGTTTGGATCATATCGCTTATGGTTCGTAATGCAAGAAGGGGCTTGAATTTATATAACGCTCCTAAATTTTATGTCGCGAGTCTTTATTGGCATTTCATTGACGTAGTCTGGGTGTTTATCTTTACAGTCGTATACTTAATGGGAATGGTGGGATAACTGATGGCGAATGAACAATCAAATTCAGCGAACCCGAATGTCGATTTAAAATATCGCCGCAAGAAGAATGCTGAAGAGATGAAACATCAAGTGATAACATTTACGCTTATGATTTTCTTTACATTGCTTGCTTTTGCTGCAGTAGGAATTGAAGGGTTTTCACATTGGTTCATTAAACCAGTCATTTTGCTACTGGCTGTTATACAAGTAATTTTCCAATTGTATTATTTTATGCATATGAAGCACAAAGGGCATGGTACCATTGCATTGTTTTTATTTTCTGGCCTTGCAGTCGGCTTAATAACTGTCCTTGTTTTCACAACGATCGTTTGGTTATAAACCATAAAGAAAATCGGCTATTGAATGATAGCCGGTTTTCTTTATGTGCTAGAAAAAGAATCCAGGTTTATCTATATTTGTTACCATGTTTCATTTTAGGTATAATGAAAGTAAAAAGTTCATGAACGAGGTGATTTTTTGTCTATTGATATTTTCGGATTTCGCGCCTTATGGAGTCCTTATTATTTTGCCGCCCTCGTACTTATAACCCTTGGCTATTTTTGGCTGGTGACAAAAAAAAGGGAGAAGTTTTCGGGCAGTTCATCGCTTTCCGTTAAACAGATAACTTATTTTTTAATAGCCATGATCCTTCTTTATGTGGTAAAAGGATCGCCGCTGGATTTACTGAGCCATATCATGTTCAGTGCCCACATGTTTCAAATGGCATTGCTCTATCTTGTGATTCCGCCTTTATTCATCATTGCGATTCCAGATTGGCTTTTGAGAACGTTCATTAATTCAAAGGGAGTGAAGGCGTTATTTCAATTTTTCACGAGACCTCTTGTCGCCCTTTTACTATTTAATGTTCTTTTCTCGTTGTACCATATTCCGTTAGTGTTCGACTTTATCAAAACGGGGATGTGGATTCATGCCGGATACACGGTCCTTTTGTTTTCGACTGCAGTATTGATGTGGTTCCCACTTGTAAATCGACTGCCTGAACGTGAAAGTCTATCAGGTGTAAAAAAAGTAGCTTATATTTTCGGCAGTGGCATTTTAATGACTCCAGCTTGTGCTTTAATCATTTTTGCTAATGATCCGATGTATGATACGTTTACCAATGCGGAATCTTGGGCAAGTGCCATGGAACTTTGCGTTCCGGCTTCAGCACTGTCGAGTTTAACTCTCAGTGGTCCAGAAATGTTCAATGGGCTGCCATTGCTGGAAGATCAACAGCTTGGTGGGGTTTTGATGAAGGTGATTCAAGAAATCGTATTAGGCTATGTATTAGGTGTCATTTTCTTTGCTTGGTTCAAAAAGGAGAATGGCGGGCAAAATGATATCGACCCGATACCTTCGGATTTTCAGACTGTAGAATAGTTGTACGAAAAGACTTGTCTAGGGGCGGACAAGTCTTTTATATGTCATAGCCTGATAGCTGCCAGGTTCATGGTTAACGGATTTCCGACCAAATAGCTAGTGATTTGACTTGGCTATTCCATAAAAGTGAGCATTCTGTTAATAAAACTTGATTTTATTGAATTTTATGAGTGCCTCTTATAAAATGGTAGTTGATTAATAAATATAGAGAGGACTACAATACATATGTCTTTACCAATCCTTCCAACAATAAGTACTGCCTTCATTGTATTAAGTGCCATCACTGTTGCAATAGGCTGGTATCAAATTAAACAACGCAAAATCGAGACCCATAAAAAAACCATGATGGTAGCTGCGGTTTTTGCGGTAATCTTTTTCACTATATATCTTTCTCGGACGGTCTTCATTGGGAGTACGTCATTTGGCGGACCCGATGACATTAAAATTTATTATACGATTTTTTTGATCTTCCATATAACACTTGCCACAACTGGTGCGGTTTTGGGGATCATCATGCTTACCACTGGGTTTAAAGGCAAATTCGCCATTCATAAAAAAATCGGCCCTGCGACAAGCATCATTTGGTTTTTTACTGGGATAACTGGAGTAGCCGTTTACATCCTGCTTTATGTCATTTATCATGGCGGCGAGACAACATCTTTAATAAAGGCGATCCTAGGATTTTAAAATAATGAAAAAGCCTGATGCAAAAAAAGCATCAGGCTTTTGTAATGGATAAAAAAAGAGAGCATCAGTTATGATCCTCTCTCTTTTACCGAACTTTTTACTAACGGCTTTTATAGACCGTTGAATTCTGAAAGCTCTTCTTTGATCTGAGCGAGGATTTTTTCACATTGTTTAACAAGTGATGCAGGGAAGTCCTCCCCTTCGCCATATTCAACTCCGTGTGGATAATAGTGTTTTCCTAATAGGGGAACCATTAGTTTGATGACGGCCCTGTGAGCGCCTACATCGCCTTCTGTAGCATAGCCTAGTATTCGCAGGTAAAACGTGCCTTCTTTTACTTCGAACTTACGATCATAACTGACTCTTTCGTAATCCCATTGTTCTGCACGTATTAAACCATATTGCGGCATTAGGTCATCTAATCGGTTTAAGTCGGCTGTGATGTTTTCAATTCCAAAGCTTTCAAATTTCACGAGTACTACCTCCTATGTTTACTATTGAGAATTAAAATGACATACCGGGAAAATATTATGTACATGAATATATTAAAAATCTCCAAGTATGTTTATAATATACCATTTTATCCTATATTTTATAATAGTACGAAATGGTGGAAGTTGCAATGAACTCAACTAGGGTATTTTGATCATTCATAAAAGTTCCGCTTTTAAATAAATTTAATGAAGGGGCAGTCTATCGTAAATTAGAAAATTATGATTGAACAGTGATATAATCAGGAAAGTAAGGTTTTTTGCATTGGATACATAAATTAGAAAGAGAGAGGGAGTGTTCCTCTGCGAAGTTTTGGTAAGGTGTTGGTGTTAATCATTATTTTTTTCGTAATCGGTATTTATCTTAATATCGGCGATGA
It contains:
- a CDS encoding DUF420 domain-containing protein, coding for MSLPILPTISTAFIVLSAITVAIGWYQIKQRKIETHKKTMMVAAVFAVIFFTIYLSRTVFIGSTSFGGPDDIKIYYTIFLIFHITLATTGAVLGIIMLTTGFKGKFAIHKKIGPATSIIWFFTGITGVAVYILLYVIYHGGETTSLIKAILGF
- a CDS encoding cytochrome (ubi)quinol oxidase subunit III; translated protein: MQSDERFTDATWPASPEKATLEGKNKYLGFWLFLGGETVLFASLFATYLALKDKVPNGDAALAKDLFELPLTFVATMLLLTSSLTSVYAMYHMKNNHFKQMQAWLVITVALGFAFLGLEIYEFNHYVHEFHHTFTSSAFGSAFYTLVGFHGGHVAFGLVWIISLMVRNARRGLNLYNAPKFYVASLYWHFIDVVWVFIFTVVYLMGMVG
- the ctaF gene encoding cytochrome c oxidase subunit IVB, encoding MANEQSNSANPNVDLKYRRKKNAEEMKHQVITFTLMIFFTLLAFAAVGIEGFSHWFIKPVILLLAVIQVIFQLYYFMHMKHKGHGTIALFLFSGLAVGLITVLVFTTIVWL
- a CDS encoding YugN family protein — protein: MKFESFGIENITADLNRLDDLMPQYGLIRAEQWDYERVSYDRKFEVKEGTFYLRILGYATEGDVGAHRAVIKLMVPLLGKHYYPHGVEYGEGEDFPASLVKQCEKILAQIKEELSEFNGL
- the ctaG gene encoding cytochrome c oxidase assembly factor CtaG; its protein translation is MSIDIFGFRALWSPYYFAALVLITLGYFWLVTKKREKFSGSSSLSVKQITYFLIAMILLYVVKGSPLDLLSHIMFSAHMFQMALLYLVIPPLFIIAIPDWLLRTFINSKGVKALFQFFTRPLVALLLFNVLFSLYHIPLVFDFIKTGMWIHAGYTVLLFSTAVLMWFPLVNRLPERESLSGVKKVAYIFGSGILMTPACALIIFANDPMYDTFTNAESWASAMELCVPASALSSLTLSGPEMFNGLPLLEDQQLGGVLMKVIQEIVLGYVLGVIFFAWFKKENGGQNDIDPIPSDFQTVE